In Carya illinoinensis cultivar Pawnee chromosome 7, C.illinoinensisPawnee_v1, whole genome shotgun sequence, the following are encoded in one genomic region:
- the LOC122315921 gene encoding cytochrome b561, DM13 and DOMON domain-containing protein At5g54830 → MPLKPVSLGFLLSLLLILLVICHADPLPDCPKTNPLAHLRSEFTMSQHQLRGVFTIIDGCSFRVSQFDMLPGSDVHWWGAIAPDLDNLTSGFVISDHNLNETYKNASFVVHLRENVTWDQIHVLAVWDRPTASEFGHVVLADSVNGSADLAPSPSNDGTEKALSVHTEPTMLENCKMLSKYYRVRWTLDVDENSIDIGLEAATGTMNYMAFGWANPNSTSQFMLHADVAVAGFKEEGSPFVDDFYITKYSECMTNKDGLVQGVCPDTIYEGSDPVGLVNNTKLVYGHRKDGVSFIRYQRPLKPFDKKYDLQVNPMENMTVIWALGLIRPPDALRPYYLPQNHGGPRLEVYGNLMLNISEHVDDCLGPLDAEDKEDQDLIIADANVPLVVTTGPALHYPNPPNPLKVLYINKKEAPVLRVERGVPVKFSIQAGHDVALYVTSDPIGGNATLRNMTETIYAGGPEAEGVQASPMELEWFPDRNTPDQVYYQSLFEQKMGWRVQVVNGGLSDMYNNSVILDDQQVTFFWTLSKDSISIAARGEKKSGYLAIGFGSRMINSYAYVGWVDDRGVGRVDTYWIDGKDALSVHPTRENLTYVGCKSENGMITLEFTRPLRPSCNRGESGRQECNNIIDPTTPLKVIWAMGARWTNEHLSERNMHSAKSSRLVRVLLMRGSAEAEEDLRPVLAVHGFMMFIAWGILLPGGILAARYLKHIKGDGWYQIHVYLQYSGLAIVLLALLFAVAELRGFYVTSLHVKFGITAIILACLQPVNAFMRPKKLSNGEEVSSKRVLWEYVHGIVGRSAIIAGIAALFTGMKHLGDRYGGENVHGLIWALMVWFLMGALIALYLEFREKRRRRDRIFGRSNWVLGNHEEDDSLDLLSPTGTLSEKESQQSGRMEVQLEPLGR, encoded by the coding sequence ATGCCTCTAAAACCCGTCTCCCTTGGGTTTCTCCTGAGCCTTCTTCTCATCCTCCTCGTCATTTGCCATGCGGATCCGCTTCCTGATTGCCCCAAAACTAACCCACTCGCCCACCTCCGATCCGAATTCACAATGTCCCAGCATCAACTCCGGGGCGTCTTCACCATAATCGACGGTTGCTCTTTCCGGGTTTCCCAGTTCGACATGCTACCCGGGTCCGACGTCCACTGGTGGGGTGCCATTGCGCCCGATTTAGATAATCTCACTTCTGGGTTCGTGATCTCCGACCACAACCTGAACGAAACCTACAAGAACGCAAGCTTCGTTGTGCATTTGAGGGAAAACGTGACCTGGGATCAGATCCATGTCCTCGCCGTGTGGGACCGCCCCACCGCGTCGGAATTCGGGCATGTCGTGCTCGCCGATTCGGTAAATGGGTCGGCTGATTTAGCTCCGTCTCCATCGAATGACGGTACCGAGAAGGCCCTCTCGGTTCATACTGAGCCCACTATGTTGGAGAATTGTAAGATGCTGTCCAAATACTATAGGGTTCGGTGGACGTTGGACGTGGATGAGAATTCCATCGATATCGGGTTGGAGGCGGCGACTGGGACCATGAATTACATGGCTTTCGGGTGGGCAAACCCGAATTCCACTTCCCAATTCATGCTCCACGCAGATGTGGCCGTGGCGGGGTTCAAGGAGGAAGGATCGCCATTTGTGGATGACTTTTACATCACAAAGTACAGTGAGTGTATGACAAACAAGGATGGTTTGGTGCAAGGGGTTTGTCCTGATACAATTTACGAAGGGTCAGATCCAGTTGGTCTGGTGAACAACACGAAGTTAGTTTATGGGCATAGGAAGGACGGAGTATCTTTTATTCGGTACCAGAGGCCGCTGAAGCCATTCGACAAAAAGTATGATTTGCAGGTGAACCCCATGGAGAACATGACGGTCATTTGGGCCTTGGGGTTGATAAGGCCGCCTGATGCTCTGAGGCCTTACTATCTTCCCCAAAATCATGGGGGGCCACGTCTCGAGGTTTATGGGAATTTGATGCTTAATATTTCTGAACACGTGGATGATTGTTTGGGTCCTTTGGATGCAGAGGACAAGGAGGATCAGGATCTTATAATTGCTGATGCCAATGTTCCGCTCGTGGTTACGACTGGTCCAGCATTGCATTACCCGAATCCCCCGAATCCTTTGAAAGTTCTTTACATTAACAAGAAAGAGGCCCCAGTATTGAGAGTGGAAAGAGGGGTACCAGTGAAGTTTTCAATACAAGCAGGGCATGATGTTGCTCTCTACGTTACCTCAGACCCAATTGGTGGGAATGCGACTTTGAGGAATATGACTGAGACTATTTATGCAGGAGGGCCGGAAGCTGAAGGAGTTCAAGCTAGTCCGATGGAATTGGAATGGTTCCCTGATAGGAATACTCCAGACCAAGTTTACTACCAGTCATTGTTTGAACAGAAAATGGGTTGGAGAGTGCAGGTGGTTAATGGGGGTCTGTCGGATATGTATAATAACAGTGTTATTTTGGATGATCAGCAAGTTACATTTTTTTGGACATTGTCAAAGGACTCAATATCTATTGCAGCTCGTGGTGAGAAAAAAAGTGGCTATCTTGCAATAGGATTTGGTAGTAGAATGATAAATAGCTATGCTTATGTGGGTTGGGTTGACGATAGGGGTGTAGGGAGAGTAGACACTTATTGGATTGATGGAAAGGATGCCTTGAGTGTGCACCCAACAAGAGAGAACTTAACATATGTGGGATGCAAATCAGAAAACGGCATGATCACGTTGGAGTTTACGCGTCCACTGAGACCATCATGTAATCGTGGTGAAAGTGGAAGACAGGAGTGTAATAACATCATTGATCCGACAACTCCTCTGAAAGTTATTTGGGCAATGGGTGCTAGATGGACAAATGAACATCTAAGCGAGAGAAACATGCATTCTGCTAAAAGTAGCAGGCTTGTTCGGGTGCTGCTTATGCGTGGTTCTGCTGAGGCAGAAGAGGATTTACGCCCGGTATTGGCTGTACATGGGTTCATGATGTTTATTGCTTGGGGCATATTGCTCCCTGGTGGAATATTGGCAGCTAGATACTTAAAACATATTAAAGGTGATGGATGGTACCAGATTCATGTTTACCTGCAGTACTCGGGTTTGGCGATTGTCCTGCTTGCCCTTCTTTTTGCTGTGGCTGAGCTTCGGGGTTTCTATGTCACCTCATTGCATGTAAAATTTGGTATTACCGCAATTATTTTGGCTTGTTTACAGCCAGTCAATGCATTCATGAGGCCTAAAAAACTTTCCAATGGGGAGGAGGTTTCGTCCAAAAGGGTTCTTTGGGAGTATGTTCATGGCATTGTGGGCAGATCTGCCATTATCGCAGGTATTGCAGCACTCTTCACTGGAATGAAGCATTTAGGCGACAGATATGGTGGTGAAAACGTACATGGACTTATCTGGGCCCTGATGGTTTGGTTCTTGATGGGTGCATTGATAGCTCTGTATCTGGAATTCCGTGAAAAACGCAGAAGGAGAGACAGAATTTTTGGAAGAAGCAATTGGGTACTGGGCAACCACGAGGAAGATGACTCTCTTGATCTTTTGAGCCCAACCGGGACTCTCTCAGAAAAGGAGTCACAACAGTCTGGAAGAATGGAAGTTCAGTTAGAACCTTTAGGCAGATAG
- the LOC122316889 gene encoding probable CCR4-associated factor 1 homolog 7, with translation MSILPKGDSIQIRDVWNDNLEEEFALIREIVDNYNYIAMDTEFPGVVLRPVGTFKNINDYNYQTLKDNVDMLKLIQLGLTFSDEHGNLPTCGTDMFCIWQFNFREFNISEDIFASDSIELLHQSGIDFKKNNEKGIDVNRFGELLMSSGIVLNNSVHWVTFHSGYDFGYLLKLLTCRSLPDTQAGFFDLINMYFPMVYDIKHLMKFCNSLHGGLNKLAELLDVERVGVCHQAGSDSLLTACTFRKLRDTFFNGSTEKYAGVLYGLGVENGQSTN, from the coding sequence ATGTCGATTTTACCGAAAGGCGATTCGATTCAAATCCGTGACGTATGGAATGATAATCTGGAGGAAGAATTTGCTTTGATCCGTGAAATTGTtgacaattataattatattgctATGGATACCGAGTTCCCAGGCGTGGTTCTTCGGCCCGTGGGTACTTTCAAGAACATCAATGACTATAACTACCAAACACTGAAAGACAATGTTGATATGTTGAAATTAATCCAATTGGGTCTCACTTTCTCCGACGAGCATGGGAATCTTCCCACTTGCGGCACCGATATGTTTTGCATCTGGCAATTCAACTTCCGCGAGTTCAATATAAGCGAGGATATTTTCGCAAGCGATTCCATTGAGTTGTTGCACCAGTCCGGGATTGATTTCAAGAAGAATAACGAGAAGGGCATTGATGTGAATCGGTTCGGTGAGCTTTTGATGTCGTCGGGGATTGTTTTGAACAATAGCGTGCATTGGGTTACCTTTCATAGTGGGTATGATTTCGGGTACTTGCTTAAATTGTTGACCTGCCGGAGTTTGCCTGATACACAAGCGGGATTCTTTGATCTGATCAACATGTATTTTCCGATGGTGTATGATATCAAGCATCTGATGAAATTTTGCAATAGCCTTCACGGTGGGTTGAACAAGCTTGCGGAATTGTTGGACGTGGAGAGAGTTGGTGTGTGTCATCAAGCGGGTTCTGATAGTTTGCTGACGGCTTGTACCTTTAGAAAGTTGAGGGACACCTTCTTCAATGGCTCAACAGAGAAATACGCTGGTGTTTTATATGGTCTTGGTGTCGAGAATGGACAGAGTACCAATTGA